A portion of the Thermodesulfobacteriota bacterium genome contains these proteins:
- a CDS encoding Ada metal-binding domain-containing protein — translation MQIKRFEAKSMTEALRLIKKELGSEAVILSARSLKKESRLLGALKKSGVEVTAATDHLPYQPKQKSALVKRDFYTDKNDQFNFNMQVKREDQHIISSLRSKLISQDINEDIADRLAKELKEILPTKSIMNEMMVQEALDSIISGMGVRFDPIKVNLGSRKVIALIGPSGAGKTTTAVKLATAWKFEKKRDVALVIMDGHRIGAVDQMKTYSRIIGVPVAIVSGRNELREAIKKLRYKDLVIIDTPGLNWQNDLQLEKFYKCFEKMKKIETHLVLSATTKEKDYINIAEKLNKFEINRLIFTKIDESSTHGNILSHLIRTKIPVSCFTCGQEIPESIEEASMDRLLGLIINKAKEKRYGTGFVKKIETVDSEVKTESDIKEYFVANQNSDVFHRPGCKWTRMIKQDNIVVFKSVAEAEEKRFKPCRYCRPKPEVEYECLQYGMSKRKIASG, via the coding sequence ATGCAGATTAAGAGGTTTGAAGCGAAGAGTATGACAGAGGCCTTAAGGTTGATTAAAAAGGAACTGGGGTCTGAAGCGGTTATTTTATCGGCACGGAGTCTGAAAAAAGAAAGCCGTTTATTGGGGGCTTTGAAAAAAAGCGGTGTTGAAGTCACCGCAGCGACGGACCATTTACCTTACCAACCGAAACAGAAAAGTGCATTGGTCAAAAGAGACTTTTATACGGATAAAAACGATCAGTTCAATTTTAACATGCAGGTGAAAAGGGAGGATCAACATATAATATCATCTTTGCGGAGTAAATTAATATCTCAAGATATAAATGAAGATATAGCCGATAGACTGGCAAAAGAACTGAAAGAGATCCTTCCCACAAAAAGTATCATGAATGAAATGATGGTGCAAGAGGCGTTGGATTCAATTATCAGCGGTATGGGAGTAAGGTTTGACCCCATAAAAGTTAATTTGGGGAGTCGCAAGGTCATAGCATTAATCGGACCTTCCGGCGCTGGAAAGACAACCACCGCTGTCAAGCTGGCGACTGCCTGGAAATTTGAAAAGAAAAGAGATGTTGCCCTGGTTATCATGGATGGTCACAGGATCGGTGCGGTGGATCAAATGAAGACTTATTCAAGAATTATAGGGGTGCCGGTGGCAATTGTTTCCGGTAGAAACGAGTTGAGAGAAGCCATAAAAAAATTAAGATATAAGGATCTGGTGATTATAGATACTCCTGGATTGAACTGGCAAAATGACCTGCAGCTTGAAAAGTTTTATAAATGTTTTGAGAAGATGAAAAAAATTGAAACCCATCTTGTTCTCAGTGCAACCACCAAAGAGAAAGATTATATCAATATTGCAGAAAAATTGAATAAGTTTGAAATCAACAGGTTGATATTTACCAAAATCGATGAGAGCAGCACCCACGGAAACATACTCAGCCACTTAATTAGAACGAAAATACCGGTTTCATGTTTTACCTGCGGGCAAGAGATTCCTGAAAGTATTGAAGAGGCGTCTATGGATAGATTGCTCGGTTTGATTATAAACAAAGCAAAAGAAAAAAGATATGGGACCGGGTTTGTTAAAAAAATAGAAACCGTGGACAGTGAAGTGAAAACAGAAAGTGATATAAAAGAATATTTTGTGGCAAACCAAAATTCAGATGTTTTTCACCGACCCGGCTGCAAATGGACGAGGATGATAAAGCAGGATAATATTGTTGTTTTTAAAAGTGTGGCAGAGGCTGAAGAAAAAAGGTTTAAGCCATGCAGATATTGCAGGCCTAAACCGGAAGTAGAATATGAGTGCCTGCAATATGGTATGAGCAAAAGAAAAATCGCAAGCGGTTAA